A single region of the Ornithorhynchus anatinus isolate Pmale09 chromosome 13, mOrnAna1.pri.v4, whole genome shotgun sequence genome encodes:
- the IL25 gene encoding interleukin-25, which yields MESLKPGTPGSQLQPALLPPSHTCIAAAAAAAAASMIVIATFLVMAAGALPLRAHPWLCTHPHHCCLEKGQGPYEEEWLKWNSVPPASLAVPSDPDTHHCRASQDGPINSRAISPWTYMLDRDENRLPQDLYQARCLCPHCVSLRTGSGMNMLGNSELLWHNQTVFYRRPCRGGPGPTGRYYLEHSFYPVSFACVCVRPRVLVAAA from the exons ATGGAGAGTTTAAAGCCAGGGACTCCCGGCTCCCAGCTCCAACCTGCCTTGCTTCCTCCAAGCCACACCtgtatagcagcagcagcagcagcggcggccgcCAGCATGATTGTG ATCGCCACGTTCTTGGTCATGGCTGCGGGGGCTCTCCCCCTGAGAGCCCACCCCTGGCTCTGCACCCACCCTCACCACTGCTGTTTGGAGAAGGGACAGGGTCCTTATGAAGAGGAGTGGCTGAAGTGGAACAGCGTGCCTCCCGCTTCCCTGGCCGTCCCCAGCGACCCCGACACCCACCACTGCCGGGCCAGCCAAGATGGGCCCATCAACAGTAGAGCCATCTCCCCCTGGACCTATAT GCTGGACCGGGACGAGAATAGGCTCCCACAGGACCTGTACCAGGCCCGCTGCCTGTGCCCACACTGCGTCAGCCTGCGCACGGGCAGCGGCATGAACATGTTGGGCAACTCGGAGCTGCTGTGGCACAACCAGACCGTCTTCTACCGACGCCCCTGCCGCGGCGGCCCGGGCCCGACGGGCCGCTACTACCTGGAGCACAGCTTCTACCCCGTCTCCTTCGCCTGCGTCTGCGTCCGGCCCCGGGTGTTGGTGGCCGCCGCGTag
- the CMTM5 gene encoding CKLF-like MARVEL transmembrane domain-containing protein 5: MFGSRDKPPAEGEPEGLRGFAVDKTFFTSLKGLLLEAELALTFIIFILFTASISAYMVAALLEFFITLAFLFLFATQYYQRFERLNWPCLDFLRCVSAIVIFLVISFAAITVRDGAAIAAFVFGLLLVTVLAYDAFKIYRAEMVPDPTYMHGSGCARGTNGD; encoded by the exons ATGTTCGGCTCCCGGGACAAGCCTCCGGCGGAGGGGGAACCCGAGGGGCTGCGGGGCTTCGCCGTCGACAAGACCTTCTTCACCTCCCTCAAAGGCCTCCTGCTGGAGGCTGAGCTG GCTCTGaccttcatcatcttcatcctgTTCACGGCGTCCATCTCAGCCTACATGGTGGCCGCCCTGCTGGAGTTCTTCATCACCctggccttcctcttcctctttgccaCCCAATACTACCAGCGCTTCGAGCGCCTCAATTGGCCCTGCCTG GACTTCCTCCGCTGTGTCAGCGCCATCGTCATTTTCCTGGTCATCTCCTTTGCGGCCATCACGGTCCGGGATGGAGCTGCTATTGCTGCCTTC GTCTTCGGCCTTCTCCTGGTCACCGTCTTGGCCTATGACGCCTTCAAGATCTACCGGGCGGAGATGGTGCCTGACCCCACCTACATGCATGGCTCAGGCTGTGCCCGGG ggacCAATGGGGATTGA